The window AGCGGCTCCTGTTTCTGTACCCAAACGAAACTCGGGATCTTTCATCAGCAGTCCTCTGATGAGATCTCTCGCCTGAAAACTAACAATAGGGGTGTCTGGAAATTTGAGGCTCTGCAACACCACATTAGTCAGCGTCTCGTCATTTCCAGAGCCTTTAAAGGGCGTCTTCCCATAAAGTAGCTCGTACAGAAACACGCCAAATGTCCACCAATCAACAGCACTACCATGCCCATCGCCTTTGATGATTTCGGGAGCCAAGTACTCATGCGTGCCAACAAACGAGTTGGATCGTGCATCTGTTGGTTCTGCCACGAGTTGAGTTAATGATCTAGCTTGTGCTGCTGCTGCATCGGGTTTTAGCTTCCTCATTCTTCCTACTGAAGGTAAAAGCCTAGGTCTAAAGCATGACATTTTACAGGACGGGCCGCTACAAAAAGGGTCTATGCAGTTAGACCCTGCACATGGTCCAGAGACCCGAGGTGGCTCGGGTATTATTGACGATTTAACTAGAATTGGGTTAACCGAACATCTAAGTGAAAGGTCAAAATCTGATAGCATAATGTGACCATCTTTGCGGACTAGAATGTTTTCTGGTTTAAGATCTCGATACACGATACCTAGCATGTGTAAATATTCCAGAGCAAGAAGTACCTCCGCGACATAGAATCTGCAAGGACCAAATGTAaaaggaatttaataaaatgACCAACACAAGAATCGTTGAATTGGTCCGTCATATATTTCTCTTTTGTGTGCTCCTTTTTCGTTAACTAATCCATGATAATGGACCTTAAATTTCATACCTTGCCTCCTGTTCAGGAAAATATCTCCCGGGCTGCTTCTGCCGGAGGACATGTAGATCTCCACCAGGACAAAACTCCATTACTAAACATGATAAATTATCTGACGTAAATTGGGCATAAAGCGTAGGAAGAAATGGGTGATCCAGCATCTTGAGAATTTCTCGTTCCGTATGAGCTCTAGGCATCTTCTTCCTTCTTGCCAAGAATTCGTTATCCATTACCTTTATGGCAAATAGGCTGTCTGTTCCTATCAATTCAGCAAGATAAACCGTACCAATGTCTCCGGAACCGAGTTTTTTCAACAAATTAAAATGGCTCAGCCCTAAGAAACCATGTTTGGTTATGCGCTTGATTGCTTCCCAACTCACATCCTTGGACATATGAGGTCTGTTTCCAGGAGTTGATCCACTTAGATTGCTCTCTTCACTTAGGCTAGTGGTGCTACTACTAAAATCACAAACGCTGCTTTTTGAGCTCTGGGAGATACCCCCTTCTGTTTTAACAACGAGGGTGCCTCTCTTTTCCCAATGGATCTGAACTCCATCTGGTTTGCTTTCACCATGGCTGTTAATACCTGTAAAAACTTTAGTGCCAGTAGTTTCTTGGGGATCCTTACTCAAATCCTTGAAATGACATTGACACTTGTGGCAGATCAATTCCCTAGGACCATCGTTCTGACCACAACTTACTTTGTAAGATATTTTAGAATCAATCTTCTTTGGTCTTTTTATGACAAGATTCTTGCTTATGATGATTGATTTGACTCCACGAGAGGTGCTCTTGGGTGCAGTCTGCAACTTTGATTTCCTTTTCAATTTGGATGCTGTTTTACTCACTGGTTTCGAGGATGAAGAGGAATCCATACTTGGGACACTCAGCACCTTATTTGATCCCAAAATTTTCTTGTTCGGCTTTGGCATATTATCACCACCGCTGTTGTGAGGCAGAACCAAAACCTTGGAGTCTTCTTCTTCAACTGTGCCTACAGTTTCCAGCATCTGCTTATCAGTTTCTGACGCAGGTGATATATTATCATGCACAAGAGAGGAATCTGCACCCTTGGGGGGCCAAGAAATGGGCAAACGAGAAGAATGGGTACCTTGGTTCATGTTCTCAGGCTCATCAGTGTGCTGAGGAAGCTTAATGGGAGAACAATTATTAGTTTCTCTTTCCTCATATGAAGCACATTTTGGATCTTTTACAACTGGTTTGCCGCCTAAACTTGGGTTTGAACTTTGGGTTGCTACCTTCACCACAGAACCTTGAATCATACCAGGTACCAAGTTCGAAGAATTTGAGATACTATCTTGAAGCACCAGAGAATTTTTAATTCTCAGTTTTCCATCTTCGTTTATCGAGAAAGCAGATTCACCAGCTTCTGCTACAACAGACCTGTACAATTCTGTGATTCTACTAGCTTCCGAGATCCTCGGCGATGCAGTAGTCACTGACAGCCGTTTCATGGCAGCCACCTCTGCAGCCTGAGAAATACACAGTCCCCttagagcttgcttcaaagagACGGGCTCAGAAAATCCTATCCCCGATGAATGAGAACCAACAACCCTTATAGGCTTCTTCGAAGCATTTCCATGAAAATCTGATAGATTTGTACTCTTGGATGCTCTAAGATTGACGGCTTCGAAAAGCTTGTCGATGTCCTCATTCAATGGTTTGTTTGATCCATTTTTCGTGATTGGCAGCTTCTGTTCTCTATCCTGTGCTCTAACATGACGAACTGTTCGATCCTTCAACTCCACTATTTCACATTTTCCACGAAAGGAACCCATTACTTGGAACTGTTAATTATGAGTTGAATATCTTGAATTAGAAAATAAAGCTTGTTTATTTCTCAAAAATGCTACAGATGGACTTCATGGAAAGGGGAGTCAGCATATAGATCATGAAGTTGCAAATGAGTAAACATTCCCAAGATTCGTTTTCCAGGTCTTCACTGCACATACCTGCAGAGACAATGGGGAATAATTTGAGTCACCCAGGTGTTCAGTATAGATTCTTCCCCTCCAAGATCTCCAAAATCAATATTTATGTGAAATTTTTTAAAGCCATCAACACATTGCATCATTCCACACATGTACGGAACCGTGCATTTATCAACAGGGGATTACAagttgaatttaaaatttctcTCTTACTACCTGTCCAAAGAACAATCACAAAAACAAAGATTTTCAAGCCAGCATAAGCAGAACGTTCGGAAAACACAGTAAAGATTACCACCTTTTTTCATCACTAAATTATCAGATCACCACATTTCACCGAGTTAAATGTAAGAATTTGAAAGAAATGTAAAGCAAACAGAAAAactaaaaaggaaaaaaaaagcgTTTATCACGAACCTAACAAATCATAAACAACGTAAAACAAAATGAAACGAGAAAGCAAAAGCAAcccaataatttttttaaaaaaaaacatgaaaagCCAGTATTCTTCATCAATGTTACCCAGAAATAGGAATCCCAAGCCCGACAAGACAATGTACAAGAAACCAGATAATAGAAAACATTAACCCACACAATCTTCACCTAGAAATACAAAACAAGCACAAAGATCACAAAAAAAGTTTCATCTTTCCAAGAAATGAAGCATAGATGATAAAAGTTCAAAGTTTTGACAAGATAAAGAGCTCAACAACGAAGAGATGTGCTAGAACCATTGCACCTGAAGCCTTGAGAGATCCCCATCAACACAAAAGATATACCCTAAGAGAAAGAGGGGTTTTATGATTCTGAGAAGGGCTAATCAGTGGACAAAGAAAGGTAAGTAGAAACGACAAAACCTCTGCTGTCTCCCTCAGTCTCACATCATTTTTCCTCTCTCTCTCTGTAAAGACTATTCATGTTTCTCGCCTTTTTATATTCCAAGAAAATAATGTCAcactcaaataataataataataataatgtccATGtttactttattttaaaaaaaaattattcaaaaaataatattttaaataaattaaatcatttgatACACACAACAGAAGTAGTATATGTGATATAATATATAAACCAAGCATGGGCAGAGCTTCCTTCGGCCCTGGGCAGCTGCCGACACTGAGAACCAGAAATTTGATATTAttcgaattaatttttttatataaaataaaaaaataatgtatGTCAATTAGGATATCTAGatacaatatttttatattgtctacgtcaaatttataaaatatgatataattgttaatttattgtttatttCTTAAAATTATAAACTTAAGCTTCTATTGTCATGTgtcatataatttaaaaaaattaaaaataatatttatcatTCATTTTTATACAATCacgataaattattttttttaaatgatgaaattgttagtattaatatattttatattaattctgTCGATTGCGTCTAAGAACAGAGATAGAGTGTTTTCAATCAAAATGAAATTAATGACTGCTCATTGTATAGTAGGGAAAAAAATCAGTTATAATGAAATTATTGtacatatatttaaaaatacaaatactTGAAAAGTATAAATGTAAGATAATTATTTTGTAGTGtttaatgattattttattaaaaaatttatatattttttgatttattaattataatatattattctttATTCTAGATAAAGATAATGATGCTAGTTCGGCCTGAAACCAAaccaatttaatttaatttaatatatctCCATTGCCTCGACTCGGAAtctgttattttaaatttttaatggaTGTCACATGGTTTCTCAATATATTTagattaataatatattatatataataaaatattatttatattaaagtatATATAGTGTAGAGCTCGTTTGAAATTTATTTGGTGGCTATATATATGGAAGccaagtttttttttatataatagcAACGGAGAAATGTTAGATACACAGATTGTTTTAAATTTAAAGTTGACTtaatacataaataaatatttctttcaatatatatctatatctatatatgtGACTTCTCGTTCTATGCGTCGTTTGTCTATGCACATTTTGCAATGTACGTAAGCTCATTTCACCAttgaatttgttttttatttatcttttttaCATATCACATAATGTTTTCGTAAAAtaaactaaatcacatactttttgAACAAAATATCATCGGATCAAAATTGTTGAATTTTACAGACTGCTTCTCATATCTTAGTGACCAATTGGATATGATTTGAAAGATTATGAACTAAATTGGGATAACAAAGATCGAATCGACACTTGAGCTCGACATGTGTACATGCATTTTGAAATAtgtttttgtataaaaatatatatgttatataataacttgtgataaaaataaatcaaatattttagagTAACATATATAATTATAGCAGAAACATGTTTCGGTTTTAAATTTTAGAGTAATGTTTGATTGAAATCAACCGTGTTTAGAAAAATATAGCGAAAGATTTTACTTTTCAGcgaatataatataaaaatacatCCACTCCAAATTCTGAAAATGTAGGTACCGACGATGCACCATTTAAATgtgattaataataataaatataagatttattattattttattaatttttggatATTTTTCGTGAACGTGTACAATTATGAATGTGATATTTTTGgactatacatatatattaataacATGTTGGCAAATGAAGCCAAGGGCTACAGAGTGGTGAGCCTACTTGTACTGTTGTTCTCCAGAGATTTTCAATCATTATTTAATCTATTGCATATAAGtcgttatttttttatatatatatatacaaattatCAATATATTTAGCTAGTATTTTatgataataatatattatgatTTTTACGTATCATAATTTCTTTGTAATTAAATAGGGTTTATGACTTATGAGAATTTATTGTCAACtcgttatttttaaataatgttatataataaatattgtcAATTTAAGATAGGTAAATCAATGTAGGTAAATGTGCATATAAAATTGATTGTCTAgtttatgaacaatattgatgAAGTACTCTAACTGTATCGATCTTAAAGTCACTATTAATACAAAGGATGAGGttataaataaagtttgaaaaaacgaatataaaatattgaatatatatatgtgtgtgtgttgtgtgtgttaaTTGTTTCATATCACTCGAACAAAATCCTTATGAGTTGCATATATGGATACGAAAAATCTTCTCATTTGAGCTAATTTTTGATTTTGAGTTGTGTCAAAGTCTCAATCTTAATATGATATCAAAACCTAGATTTCACCGTAGTGTGTCAAAGTGCTCTTAGTTAGGTCACTCGTTGTCTTGTAATTTACGCgctccaaatatatatatatatatatatatatatatatatatatatatatatatatatatatatatatatatatatacacacacgatAACGATTTAAAATGTAAGTTCATCCGTAAGTGTACATGGATTAATGCATAATATTTAAAGGATGCATAGTTGACAATTAATTCATTAAAACTGACacaaattaaatatatacaatTATGACTCTTAAATAAAATCTAACCAAACACTATGaacaaaatataatatacatTAATGGCATCGTTTGATTCGCTGTATtatttatctatatttttatacatttttatCCAATCTAATCTCATGTTTGATGCAccatattatttattcattagtagctcttttgtgagacggtcttacaaatctttatctgtaagacggttcaaccttaccgatatttacaataaaaagtaatattcttagtttaaaaagtaatactttttcatgaattatccaaataaaagatttgtctcacaaaatacgactcgtgataccttctcatacaagtttttgcctttattcATCTATTAATAATTTAtcttacatcaatcaaatcatcgATCATTTATCTCACATCAATTGAATCATTGAATTGAAATTACAATATTACCATTAatacataatattattaatattttcaaaaggaCAAAACGATAATATCACATCATATCAAATTAATCAATCAAATCGAACATTATATTAactattgtttttaaaaatattacttaccTCCATTTTATTTATCTCATAATTGGAACTAAACAATAACAATTGAGTATCGGGAAACCCAAATATCAGACCTAATTCGCCGGATCATATGTTGAGTGGTAGATTTAAATTAGCATATTAAATATATAAGTGTAAAATATGCATGAAAACTCATATTTTTAaggatttcaaaaaaaaaaaactcatattTCTAAGGTAAatctattattatttattttaaaatgtttgagataaataATTGCACATAGCTGTTTGGTGGGTACAACCACCCCGCTTTCACAGCAGCATTTAAATTCATGATTTCGTGCTCTATTATTTAA is drawn from Primulina eburnea isolate SZY01 chromosome 10, ASM2296580v1, whole genome shotgun sequence and contains these coding sequences:
- the LOC140842611 gene encoding serine/threonine-protein kinase D6PKL1-like isoform X1, producing MGSFRGKCEIVELKDRTVRHVRAQDREQKLPITKNGSNKPLNEDIDKLFEAVNLRASKSTNLSDFHGNASKKPIRVVGSHSSGIGFSEPVSLKQALRGLCISQAAEVAAMKRLSVTTASPRISEASRITELYRSVVAEAGESAFSINEDGKLRIKNSLVLQDSISNSSNLVPGMIQGSVVKVATQSSNPSLGGKPVVKDPKCASYEERETNNCSPIKLPQHTDEPENMNQGTHSSRLPISWPPKGADSSLVHDNISPASETDKQMLETVGTVEEEDSKVLVLPHNSGGDNMPKPNKKILGSNKVLSVPSMDSSSSSKPVSKTASKLKRKSKLQTAPKSTSRGVKSIIISKNLVIKRPKKIDSKISYKVSCGQNDGPRELICHKCQCHFKDLSKDPQETTGTKVFTGINSHGESKPDGVQIHWEKRGTLVVKTEGGISQSSKSSVCDFSSSTTSLSEESNLSGSTPGNRPHMSKDVSWEAIKRITKHGFLGLSHFNLLKKLGSGDIGTVYLAELIGTDSLFAIKVMDNEFLARRKKMPRAHTEREILKMLDHPFLPTLYAQFTSDNLSCLVMEFCPGGDLHVLRQKQPGRYFPEQEARFYVAEVLLALEYLHMLGIVYRDLKPENILVRKDGHIMLSDFDLSLRCSVNPILVKSSIIPEPPRVSGPCAGSNCIDPFCSGPSCKMSCFRPRLLPSVGRMRKLKPDAAAAQARSLTQLVAEPTDARSNSFVGTHEYLAPEIIKGDGHGSAVDWWTFGVFLYELLYGKTPFKGSGNDETLTNVVLQSLKFPDTPIVSFQARDLIRGLLMKDPEFRLGTETGAAEIKRHPFFEGLNWALIRCATPPQIPEFHESGHLPMAPPSQGEKLVSCGGDGEHLEFELF
- the LOC140842611 gene encoding serine/threonine-protein kinase D6PKL1-like isoform X2: MGSFRGKCEIVELKDRTVRHVRAQDREQKLPITKNGSNKPLNEDIDKLFEAVNLRASKSTNLSDFHGNASKKPIRVVGSHSSGIGFSEPVSLKQALRGLCISQAAEVAAMKRLSVTTASPRISEASRITELYRSVVAEAGESAFSINEDGKLRIKNSLVLQDSISNSSNLVPGMIQGSVVKVATQSSNPSLGGKPVVKDPKCASYEERETNNCSPIKLPQHTDEPENMNQGTVEEEDSKVLVLPHNSGGDNMPKPNKKILGSNKVLSVPSMDSSSSSKPVSKTASKLKRKSKLQTAPKSTSRGVKSIIISKNLVIKRPKKIDSKISYKVSCGQNDGPRELICHKCQCHFKDLSKDPQETTGTKVFTGINSHGESKPDGVQIHWEKRGTLVVKTEGGISQSSKSSVCDFSSSTTSLSEESNLSGSTPGNRPHMSKDVSWEAIKRITKHGFLGLSHFNLLKKLGSGDIGTVYLAELIGTDSLFAIKVMDNEFLARRKKMPRAHTEREILKMLDHPFLPTLYAQFTSDNLSCLVMEFCPGGDLHVLRQKQPGRYFPEQEARFYVAEVLLALEYLHMLGIVYRDLKPENILVRKDGHIMLSDFDLSLRCSVNPILVKSSIIPEPPRVSGPCAGSNCIDPFCSGPSCKMSCFRPRLLPSVGRMRKLKPDAAAAQARSLTQLVAEPTDARSNSFVGTHEYLAPEIIKGDGHGSAVDWWTFGVFLYELLYGKTPFKGSGNDETLTNVVLQSLKFPDTPIVSFQARDLIRGLLMKDPEFRLGTETGAAEIKRHPFFEGLNWALIRCATPPQIPEFHESGHLPMAPPSQGEKLVSCGGDGEHLEFELF